The region TGCGGCAGGTTTTCTGGGGTTGATCTTTCCGGTGTGTGAGTGTGCGGTGGTGCCCGTGGTGAGGAGGCTGGTGCAGAAGGGGCTGCCGCTTTCTTGTGGGCTGGCTTATTTGTTGAGTGCGCCGATCATCAATCCGATTGTGATCATCAGCACGCTGACAGCCTTCAAGGAGTTTGAGGGGGCGGTTGGCGATGCGACGATGACGATCGCGAGGATTTCGCTGGCCTATGTGGTGGCGGTGTCGCTGGGATTGTTCATCATCAGGAAGAAACCGTCGGATATTTTGAGACCGTCGGTGGCGGCGAGTGTGGAGCGGGCGGTGGCGGCAGGCTCGGCGGGTGGGCCGCAGGGGTTTGACGCGAAGCTGACCCATGCAATGCGCACGGCGATGCGGGATTTCCTGGATACGGCAATGTATTTTACGATTGGGGTGTTGTTGACGAGTTTGTTCAACACCCAGGTGCCGCAGTCGAGCATTGAGGCGGTGGCGGGCAATGAGTGGGTGGCGGTGCCTTCGATGATGGGACTGGCCTTTGTGCTGGCGTTGTGCAGCACGTCGGATGCGTTCATTGTGGCACCGATGGGAGTGTTTTCGGAGGCTTCGAAGCTGGCGTTTCTGGTGTTTGGTCCGATGCTGGACATCAAGCTGGTCTTCATGTATGCTTCGGTTTTCCGCCGCCGGTTCGTGCTGACGATGAGCATCGCGGTTTTTGTGTTGATCGGGCTCTTGTGTGAGCCTTGGATTGACTGGGTTTCACTTCTTAAAAATACGCCGATACCATGATTAAAGCCCGTAATGCCATTCATGTGATCAGTGTCTTCCTGCTGATATTGTGGGGGGCGGTGATGTTGTATTTTTATGCCACGGGGCGGATCAACCAATACCTGCCGGGCGATGGGATTTTCCGACCGCTGGTGTTGTGGTCGGGGATCGGGATGGTGGGATTGGGATTGTTCAACTTGCTCACGATGGGGGCAAAGGAGGCGGATTGCGGGCATGACCACGATCATGACAATGCGGATGGATGTTGTGGGCATGATCATAAACATGACCATGGCCACACTCACGGGCACGCGCATGATCACGACCACAAACCTGGTGACTGTGGGCACGATCATCAACATGGTGAAACTTGTGGCGGGCATGATCATGATCACCACCATCATCATGACGATGGACACGAGCATGAGCATGAACATGGACACGATCATGCACACGGGATCTTGAATGAGAGTGGCATGGCGGGCAGGGTGTTTGCGATTTTTATGCTCGCGGTGCCGATGACTTATGCGGCGATCAAGACGCCGGACCGGTTCAGTGCTCACGCAGTGATGAACAAGGGAGTTTATGAGCAGAATTATGGCAGCACGACTCGGGCGGATCAGTTTTCGCTGAAAAAGGGGGTTGCCGGTAATCCAGGCGCTTCCCAAGACATGGGTGCGCCTAACATGACGCGGGCGGTGTCGAGTTCCGATGATCCGCAGGGGGGCACGCTGGTGCCGGTGCCGGATGCGGACAAGATTCCCAGTGCGTCGGGTCAGCAGCCGAAGGATTTTGGTGACTTTACCTTGAAGGATTTGGAGGCGCAGATTCCGAAGAGTGCGAATGGGAATTTTGTGCTGGAGGTGCCGGAGATCTATTACACGGCCGGGGACAAGCAGGTGCAGGAGGTGTTGACCGGGCAGCCGGTGGAGACGGTGGCGCAGATTTTGCCGGAGAAGGGGGAGTTCAATCCGGATGGAAAGCGCGCGAGGATTTTCCGCATGATGGTGCAGTGTTGCGCGGCGGATGCGCGGCCTTATTCGATCCCGGTGGAGTTTGCGGACAAGCCGCCAACCTTCAAAGACATGAGCTGGGTGAAGATCACCGGCAAGATGGGGTATGAGTCGCAAAACGGACAGATTGTGCCGATCATCAAGGCGGAGACCATGAGCGAAGCGGCGGAGCCGGACGACCAGATGGTGTATTAGAAGAAAGGATAAAGGATAAGGGATAAAGGATAAGGGAATTGTTTTGCTTGATAGTGGATTTGGTCACGTCGAAGGGGTGCGGAAGTAAAAAATGAGTGCTGGGTCGAACAAGGGGCACGCGAGTTTGTGTGTGTTGTTTTTTTTCCAGGCCCATGCATTGGGCATGTGGGGTGTGAACCTGAGCAATGTGCTGAAGGTTTATGGATATGAGGGATTGATTCCGTATGTGTTTGCCTGCAACTCGATCGCGGCGTTGTTGTCGCCCCTGGCGGTGGGGGCGCTGGCGGATGAGCGGGTGGTTCCAGAGCGGGTGTTAAGATGGTTGGGAGTGGGGGCGGCGGTTTTTCTGGCGCTGTTTTTCTTCGGGGTGCAGCAGCGCTGGCACTGGGGGGTGGTGCTGGGGCTTGCGCAGGTGCATGCGCTGTGGTCGGTGCCGACGTTCGGGCTGACGACGAGTCTGGTGTTGTCGAGGTTGAGTGCGCCGCAGTTGCAGTTTGGCAACATCCGATTGTGGGCGACGCTGGGATGGATGGCGGCGGGATTGATGGTCAGCGTGGTTTTGCAGGCGGACCGGTCGGTGGTGTCGGGTTATGCAGCGGCGGTGGCGTGGCTGGTGAC is a window of Phragmitibacter flavus DNA encoding:
- a CDS encoding permease translates to MIFASIPDPSRSGDVLFAFLSILFEGAPYILIGTLISGLIDAFLPAKFLERMLPKNRVAATFAAGFLGLIFPVCECAVVPVVRRLVQKGLPLSCGLAYLLSAPIINPIVIISTLTAFKEFEGAVGDATMTIARISLAYVVAVSLGLFIIRKKPSDILRPSVAASVERAVAAGSAGGPQGFDAKLTHAMRTAMRDFLDTAMYFTIGVLLTSLFNTQVPQSSIEAVAGNEWVAVPSMMGLAFVLALCSTSDAFIVAPMGVFSEASKLAFLVFGPMLDIKLVFMYASVFRRRFVLTMSIAVFVLIGLLCEPWIDWVSLLKNTPIP